The following coding sequences lie in one Arachis hypogaea cultivar Tifrunner chromosome 4, arahy.Tifrunner.gnm2.J5K5, whole genome shotgun sequence genomic window:
- the LOC112796912 gene encoding transcription factor bHLH155 isoform X1 codes for MEATSMTHHLLKGFCDGTQWKYAVFWKLNHRFPMTLTWEDGYYGYQKTNEAAESMLDDINFKFPAEVYSSSGEIIEDPGDYSAGLLMAEMSHHKYSLGEGVVGKVAFTGNHCWVSEDILTHGLDANLMPECPDEWLLQFASGIKTIVLIPVLPQGVLQFGSFQAVAEDLEFVTNIKEKFHSIHLLAANTTALNYGVDCQDWSFSDPTNTFMDILDESSNITNSTIKTDVLARIAPSVNASTRLNPAMLSQVETKDNLEEEIWPTSPWVNDVGVFQEISNGLGLYSGKTEQQFGSNETGYEDIKDLNGFLAFPPESELHKVLGSAAPHGKTRNSMSKHTSVVDTYSNSTFISNNKEHGDIESLEHPEDVDPKYLLDAVYGDLFSACNDTSSISNSFRSPVSKKMPFTGLIHPRNSCEESSMVMKDVKSDLKAAVRVMGRDAITSPSFDGNSSLLTDEPQEEKVYSHLQSTNGPKISSTYKKRARPGTQKSRPRDRQLIMDRMKELRELVPDGGKCSIDNLLERTIKHMLYLRKITSQAEKLKRFAHREVPKCSKQKINYNQSGRSCAYDLESEQAWPIVIEDLECSGHMLIEMVCNEHGFFLEIAQVIRKLELTILKGVLENRSSAAWACFIVEAPRGFHRMDVLCPLLHLLQRRKNPVPYKS; via the exons ATGGAAGCCACTTCTATGACTCATCATTTGTTGAAGGGCTTTTGTGATGGTACACAGTGGAAGTATGCTGTTTTTTGGAAGCTTAACCACCGTTTCCCCAT GACTTTGACCTGGGAAGATGGATATTATGGTTACCAGAAAACTAATGAGGCCGCGGAGAGTATGTTGGATGACATCAATTTCAAATTCCCAGCTGAGGTATATTCTTCAAGTGGTGAAATTATTGAAGATCCAGGAGATTATTCTGCTGGACTACTCATGGCTGAAATGTCTCATCATAAATACAGTTTGGGAGAGGG GGTTGTTGGTAAGGTAGCTTTTACTGGGAATCATTGTTGGGTGAGTGAGGACATTCTTACCCATGGGTTGGATGCTAATTTAATGCCTGAG TGTCCTGATGAATGGCTTCTTCAATTTGCCTCTGGCATCAAG ACCATTGTGTTGATTCCAGTTCTTCCTCAAGGAGTTTTGCAATTTGGTTCATTTCAAGCG GTTGCTGAAGACCTGGAATTTGTTACCAATATCAAGGAGAAATTCCATTCCATTCATCTTCTGGCAGCAAATACTACAGCATTGAACTATGGAGTTGATTGTCAAGATTGGTCATTCTCAGACCCAACAAATACTTTTATGGATATCTTGGATGAATCATCCAATATCACAAACAGTACAATAAAAACTGATGTTCTGGCTAGAATTGCGCCTAGTGTGAATGCATCAACAAGGTTGAACCCAGCAATGTTGTCTCAGGTGGAGACAAAAGATAATCTGGAAGAAGAGATATGGCCCACTTCTCCGTGGGTCAATGATGTGGGAGTATTCCAAGAGATATCAAATGGATTAGGTTTATACTCCGGTAAGACAGAGCAACAATTTGGAAGCAATGAAACTGGTTATGAGGATATCAAGGATCTGAATGGCTTCTTGGCTTTTCCCCCTGAGTCTGAATTGCACAAAGTGCTTGGATCAGCAGCTCCACACGGGAAAACAAGGAATTCCATGTCTAAACATACCTCTGTTGTGGATACTTACAGTAACTCAACCTTTATATCCAACAACAAAGAACATGGTGATATTGAGAGTTTGGAGCACCCTGAAGATGTTGATCCGAAATATCTTTTGGATGCTGTTTATGGGGATTTATTTAGTGCCTGCAACGATACTTCAAGCATATCCAACAGTTTTAGGTCCCCTGTAAGCAAGAAGATGCCATTTACTGGTTTGATTCATCCCAGGAACAGTTGCGAAGAAAGCAGTATGGTTATGAAAGATGTGAAAAGTGATCTTAAGGCGGCAGTTAGAGTCATGGGCAGAGATGCTATTACATCGCCATCTTTTGATGGAAATTCAAGCCTATTGACTGATGAGCCTCAAGAAGAAAAGGTTTATAGTCATTTGCAATCTACTAATGGACCAAAGATCTCTAGTACCTACAAGAAAAGAGCAAGGCCAGGTACCCAAAAGTCAAGGCCGAGAGATAGACAATTGATCATGGACAGGATGAAGGAGTTGAGGGAGCTTGTCCCAGATGGTGGAAAG TGTAGCATCGACAACCTCTTGGAGAGAACCATAAAGCATATGCTATACTTGAGAAAAATAACAAGCCAAGCTGAGAAGCTTAAGAGATTCGCACATAGAGAG GTTCCCAAATGCAGCAAGCAGAAGATCAATTATAACCAATCAGGGAGGAGCTGTGCATATGACTTGGAAAGTGAACAAGCATGGCCCATAGTGATAGAAGATCTGGAATGCTCAGGCCACATGCTTATTGAG ATGGTATGCAATGAGCATGGATTCTTCTTGGAGATTGCTCAGGTGATCCGGAAGCTGGAACTGACCATCTTGAAAGGTGTCTTAGAAAACCGCTCATCCGCAGCCTGGGCTTGTTTCATTGTTGAG GCTCCAAGAGGGTTTCACAGGATGGATGTTTTATGTCCTTTATTGCATCTTCTACAGCGGAGGAAGAACCCTGTTCCATATAAAAGCTGA
- the LOC112796912 gene encoding transcription factor bHLH155 isoform X2, with the protein MEATSMTHHLLKGFCDGTQWKYAVFWKLNHRFPMTLTWEDGYYGYQKTNEAAESMLDDINFKFPAEVYSSSGEIIEDPGDYSAGLLMAEMSHHKYSLGEGVVGKVAFTGNHCWVSEDILTHGLDANLMPECPDEWLLQFASGIKVAEDLEFVTNIKEKFHSIHLLAANTTALNYGVDCQDWSFSDPTNTFMDILDESSNITNSTIKTDVLARIAPSVNASTRLNPAMLSQVETKDNLEEEIWPTSPWVNDVGVFQEISNGLGLYSGKTEQQFGSNETGYEDIKDLNGFLAFPPESELHKVLGSAAPHGKTRNSMSKHTSVVDTYSNSTFISNNKEHGDIESLEHPEDVDPKYLLDAVYGDLFSACNDTSSISNSFRSPVSKKMPFTGLIHPRNSCEESSMVMKDVKSDLKAAVRVMGRDAITSPSFDGNSSLLTDEPQEEKVYSHLQSTNGPKISSTYKKRARPGTQKSRPRDRQLIMDRMKELRELVPDGGKCSIDNLLERTIKHMLYLRKITSQAEKLKRFAHREVPKCSKQKINYNQSGRSCAYDLESEQAWPIVIEDLECSGHMLIEMVCNEHGFFLEIAQVIRKLELTILKGVLENRSSAAWACFIVEAPRGFHRMDVLCPLLHLLQRRKNPVPYKS; encoded by the exons ATGGAAGCCACTTCTATGACTCATCATTTGTTGAAGGGCTTTTGTGATGGTACACAGTGGAAGTATGCTGTTTTTTGGAAGCTTAACCACCGTTTCCCCAT GACTTTGACCTGGGAAGATGGATATTATGGTTACCAGAAAACTAATGAGGCCGCGGAGAGTATGTTGGATGACATCAATTTCAAATTCCCAGCTGAGGTATATTCTTCAAGTGGTGAAATTATTGAAGATCCAGGAGATTATTCTGCTGGACTACTCATGGCTGAAATGTCTCATCATAAATACAGTTTGGGAGAGGG GGTTGTTGGTAAGGTAGCTTTTACTGGGAATCATTGTTGGGTGAGTGAGGACATTCTTACCCATGGGTTGGATGCTAATTTAATGCCTGAG TGTCCTGATGAATGGCTTCTTCAATTTGCCTCTGGCATCAAG GTTGCTGAAGACCTGGAATTTGTTACCAATATCAAGGAGAAATTCCATTCCATTCATCTTCTGGCAGCAAATACTACAGCATTGAACTATGGAGTTGATTGTCAAGATTGGTCATTCTCAGACCCAACAAATACTTTTATGGATATCTTGGATGAATCATCCAATATCACAAACAGTACAATAAAAACTGATGTTCTGGCTAGAATTGCGCCTAGTGTGAATGCATCAACAAGGTTGAACCCAGCAATGTTGTCTCAGGTGGAGACAAAAGATAATCTGGAAGAAGAGATATGGCCCACTTCTCCGTGGGTCAATGATGTGGGAGTATTCCAAGAGATATCAAATGGATTAGGTTTATACTCCGGTAAGACAGAGCAACAATTTGGAAGCAATGAAACTGGTTATGAGGATATCAAGGATCTGAATGGCTTCTTGGCTTTTCCCCCTGAGTCTGAATTGCACAAAGTGCTTGGATCAGCAGCTCCACACGGGAAAACAAGGAATTCCATGTCTAAACATACCTCTGTTGTGGATACTTACAGTAACTCAACCTTTATATCCAACAACAAAGAACATGGTGATATTGAGAGTTTGGAGCACCCTGAAGATGTTGATCCGAAATATCTTTTGGATGCTGTTTATGGGGATTTATTTAGTGCCTGCAACGATACTTCAAGCATATCCAACAGTTTTAGGTCCCCTGTAAGCAAGAAGATGCCATTTACTGGTTTGATTCATCCCAGGAACAGTTGCGAAGAAAGCAGTATGGTTATGAAAGATGTGAAAAGTGATCTTAAGGCGGCAGTTAGAGTCATGGGCAGAGATGCTATTACATCGCCATCTTTTGATGGAAATTCAAGCCTATTGACTGATGAGCCTCAAGAAGAAAAGGTTTATAGTCATTTGCAATCTACTAATGGACCAAAGATCTCTAGTACCTACAAGAAAAGAGCAAGGCCAGGTACCCAAAAGTCAAGGCCGAGAGATAGACAATTGATCATGGACAGGATGAAGGAGTTGAGGGAGCTTGTCCCAGATGGTGGAAAG TGTAGCATCGACAACCTCTTGGAGAGAACCATAAAGCATATGCTATACTTGAGAAAAATAACAAGCCAAGCTGAGAAGCTTAAGAGATTCGCACATAGAGAG GTTCCCAAATGCAGCAAGCAGAAGATCAATTATAACCAATCAGGGAGGAGCTGTGCATATGACTTGGAAAGTGAACAAGCATGGCCCATAGTGATAGAAGATCTGGAATGCTCAGGCCACATGCTTATTGAG ATGGTATGCAATGAGCATGGATTCTTCTTGGAGATTGCTCAGGTGATCCGGAAGCTGGAACTGACCATCTTGAAAGGTGTCTTAGAAAACCGCTCATCCGCAGCCTGGGCTTGTTTCATTGTTGAG GCTCCAAGAGGGTTTCACAGGATGGATGTTTTATGTCCTTTATTGCATCTTCTACAGCGGAGGAAGAACCCTGTTCCATATAAAAGCTGA